A single genomic interval of Takifugu flavidus isolate HTHZ2018 chromosome 19, ASM371156v2, whole genome shotgun sequence harbors:
- the nsl1 gene encoding kinetochore-associated protein NSL1 homolog isoform X2, whose amino-acid sequence MDAEQGGCLPTDDTDLEYRVKVTSKKDVTEQLNKYKKILETVFDGQPDVEEEIKRVLLQELLANFEAAVLDNVLVNGQRWEDAADAEEEATDLDVLLDDTIVEAAWKRRVYPKRILPHVVHSLKAERKLLELYQNTVNPQEVVKNPDQENTMRDVSAAAPQLVKEAIQVMKSIPTVQRQAEGLCQILSTKPSHTTLEIHQDVFAHSGQPDACLLPVGRGRRSQQPIRRAVQEEAAAGGYVPPIKKPVS is encoded by the exons ATGGATGCTGAGCAGGGAGGATGTTTACCTACCGACGATACAGATCTGGAATACAGGGTAAAGGTAACGTCGAAGAAAGACGTAACCGAACAGTTAAATAAGTATAAAAAGATTTTAGAAACAGTTTTCGACGGGCAACCGGATGTTGAAGAAGAGATTAAGCGAGTTTtactgcaggagctgctggcg AACTTTGAGGCGGCCGTCCTGGACAACGTGTTGGTGAACGGGCAACGTTGGGAGGACGCAGCAGATGCTGAAG AAGAGGCCACTGATCTTGATGTGCTGCTTGATGACACTATCGTGGAGGCCGCCTGGAAGCGACGTGTCTATCCCAAACGCATCCTGCCCCACGTGGTCCACTCTCTCAAGGCTGAGCGGAAGCTCCTG GAGCTGTACCAGAACACTGTCAACCCTCAAGAAGTGGTCAAAAATCCTGATCAAG AAAACACCATGAGGGATGTGTCAGCGGCAGCTCCCCAGTTGGTCAAAGAGGCCATCCAGGTCATGAAG TCCATCCCAACCGTGCAGAGACAGGCTGAAGGCCTCTGCCAGATCCTCAGCACCAAACCCAGTCACACCACACTGGAGATCCACCAGGACGTGTTCGCTCACAGCGGCCAACCAGACGCTTGCCTGCTGCCGGTGGGGCGGGGCCGACGGAGCCAACAGCCCATCAGAAGAGCTGtacaggaagaagcagctgcaggtggataCGTCCCCCCCATAAAGAAGCCTGTTAGCTGA
- the pex3 gene encoding peroxisomal biogenesis factor 3 isoform X1, with protein MFSSVWNFVKRHRRKFIFTGAAVGGVYFLGKYAQKKLREMQEREAAEYLAQARRHIHFESNQRTCNMTVLSMLPALKDAIVSQLNSESLTMLLKTRPANKLEIWEDLKIISFTRTIVGVYSTCMLVVLLRVQLNIIGGYLYLDLDTSAGHPGQTPRAPPDVQHQYLSSIQHLLGDGLAELMTAVKGAVRRSLGGISLKQNLSLVELEQQLSWVRAVVESASPLSRYLLADDENALAEQACGLTEEDTVTIKMLNETRDMLDSPDFSTVLNACLNRGFSRLLDNLAEFFRPPPGDPALLGADSLSAVSLPLAKIIPIMNGQINIICSETPSHFIQDLLMNDQVKEFAANVYETFSTPQELQK; from the exons ATGTTTTCATCTGTCTGGAATTTTGTTAAACGCCACAGACGGAAATTTATTTTCACGGGAGCTGCAGTCGGAG GTGTTTATTTCCTGGGGAAATACGCGCAAAAGAAGCTGCGGGAGAtgcaggagagagaggcagcagagtACCTGGCTCAAGCCCGCAGACATATCCACTTCGAGAGCAACCAGAGGACTTGTAACATGACag TTCTGTCCATGCTGCCTGCGCTCAAGGACGCCATCGTGTCCCAGTTAAACTCCGAGAGTCTGACCATGCTGCTCAAGACCAG GCCCGCCAACAAACTGGAGATCTGGGAGGATCTAAAGATCATCA GTTTTACTCGCACCATTGTGGGCGTGTACAGCACCTGCatgctggtggttctgctgcgAGTCCAGCTGAACATCATCGGGGGGTACTTGTACCTGGACCTGGACACGTCGGCGGGCCACCCTGGCCAG ACTCCTCGGGCTCCTCCTGACGTCCAGCACCAGTACCTGTCCAGTATCCAACACCTGCTGGGAGATG GTCTGGCTGAGTTGATGACGGCGGTGAAGGGGGCGGTGCGGCGCTCGTTGGGAGG CATCTCCCTGAAACAGAATCTGTCCCTAGtggaactggagcagcagctcagctgggTCAGAGCGGTGGTGGAGTCCGCTTCGCCGCTGTCCAGGTACCTTCTGGCCGATGACGAGAACGCGCTTGCTGAGCAG GCCTGTGGACTGACTGAAGAAGACACTGTGACCATCAAAATGCTGAATGAGACCAGAGACATGTTGGACAG TCCGGACTTCAGCACTGTCCTGAACGCCTGTCTGAATCGAGGATTCTCTCGTCTCTTGGACAACCTGGCTGAATTCTTCCGCCCTCCTCCCGGTGACCCCGCCCTCCTTGGTGCCGACAG tctCTCAGCCGTCAGTCTGCCGCTGGCTAAGATCATCCCCATCATGAACGGGCAGATCAACATCATCTGCAGCGAGACTCCCAGTCACTTCATCCAG GATTTGTTGATGAACGACCAGGTGAAGGAGTTCGCCGCCAACGTGTACGAGACTTTCAGCACCccacaggagctgcagaagtaa
- the flvcr1 gene encoding feline leukemia virus subgroup C receptor-related protein 1 isoform X2, whose product MVAGELVQEHLRADTGVSDDITVGRKTPELEGADQTLYGAAVACVARNAEDTDNEKQLPAEELEAMLPNRGEEEEKKVQTRLYRRRFAVLAVFSLYSLVNAFQWIQYSIITNVFTHFYGVTNDKVDWLSIVYMVVYVPLIFPATWLLDRRGLRLTALLGAGLNCAGAWLKCASVSRELFGLALTAQVICAVAQVFILGLPSRIASVWFGPREVSTACATAVLGNQFGTAIGFLLPPVLVPNTPEDPELMAHNIRVMFYITATVSTGLFLLAVAVIRDRPPIPPSHSQAVLPDSPPEDYSYKRSIFNLVRNKAFVLLLVSYGIMTGSFYSVSTLLNQMIMACYQNQELNAGRIGLTLVVAGMVGSVLCGVWLDYSKTFKITTLVVYIISFLGMIVFTFTLDLENISLVFFTAGALGCFPESQGLTLNRQQWPGKTLL is encoded by the exons ATGGTCGCCGGCGAGCTCGTGCAGGAGCATCTGCGCGCGGACACCGGCGTGTCTGACGACATCACGGTCGGTCGGAAGACCCCGGAGCTGGAAGGAGCGGACCAGACTCTATACGGGGCGGCGGTGGCGTGCGTGGCCCGGAATGCCGAGGATACGGACAATGAGAAGCAGCTGCCGGCGGAGGAGTTAGAAGCGATGCTCCCgaacaggggggaggaggaagagaagaaggtgCAGACCAGACTGTACCGGCGCCGGTTCGCTGTGCTGGCCGTGTTCAGCCTGTACTCGCTGGTGAACGCCTTCCAGTGGATCCAGTACAGCATCATCACCAACGTGTTCACGCACTTCTACGGCGTGACTAACGACAAAGTGGACTGGCTCTCCATTGTGTACATGGTCGTCTACGTGCCGCTCATCTTCCCGGCCACCTGGCTGCTGGACCGCCGGGGGCTGCGGCTCACGGCTCTGCTGGGCGCCGGCCTCAACTGCGCCGGCGCCTGGCTCAAGTGCGCAAGCGTGAGCCGGGAGCTGTTCGGACTCGCCCTGACCGCGCAGGTCATCTGCGCCGTGGCGCAGGTGTTCATCCTCGGCCTGCCGTCGCGAATAGCCTCGGTGTGGTTCGGACCCCGGGAGGTGTCTACGGCGTGCGCCACGGCCGTGCTCGGCAACCAG TTTGGCACAGCCATAGGTTTCCTTCTGCCTCCAGTTTTGGTTCCTAACACACCTGAGGACCCGGAGCTGATGGCGCACAACATCCGTGTCATGTTCTACATCACGGCTACCGTGTCCACGGGGCTCTTCTTACTCGCAGTTGCAG tcatTCGGGACCGTCCTCCCATTCCTCCCAGTCACTCCCAGGCCGTCCTCCCAGACTCCCCTCCTGAGGATTACTCCTACAAACGGTCCATCTTCAACCTGGTGAGGAACAAAGCTTTTGTCCTCCTGCTGGTCTCCTACG GTATCATGACGGGGTCCTTCTACTCTGTCTCCACCCTCCTCAACCAGATGATCATGGCCTGCTACCAG AACCAGGAGCTGAATGCTGGCAGGATCGGGTTGACTCTGGTCGTGGCCGGAATGGTTGGATCTGTCCTCTGTGGAGTCTGGCTGGACTATTCAAAGACCTTCAA GATCACCACTCTGGTTGTGTACATCATTTCCTTTCTGGGCATGATTGTCTTCACCTTCACCCTGGACCTCGAGAACATCTCTCTGGTCTTCTTCACTGCTGGAGCTCTGGG gtgctttccagaatcccagggcctgaccctcaaTAGGCAACAGTGGCcaggaaaaactctcctttaa
- the atf3 gene encoding cyclic AMP-dependent transcription factor ATF-3, whose translation MMLQHSGPSLADISCSALVPCLSPPTTLTLDDFTNFTPIVKEELRLAIQNKRLSSGLSVDLSSDGASSSSDRPFEPLTSESGYRREASPQEVERRKRRRERNKIAAAKCRNKKKEKTESLQKESEKLETVNTDLKAQIEELKRQKQQLVYMLNLHRPTCIVRAENGQTPEDERNLFIQHIKESTLQLHNLTSSSSSSSEMPAGFLTLDHIHCPDHL comes from the exons ATGATGCTGCAGCACTCGGGCCCCTCACTGGCTGATATCAGCTGCTCTGCCCTGGTGCCCTGTCTGTCCCCACCGACCACTCTCACCCTCGACGACTTCACCAACTTTACCCCCATTgtgaaggaggagctgcggCTGGCCATCCAGAACAAGAGGCTGTCCAGCGGGCTCAGCGTGGACCTGAGTTCCGATGGGGCCAGCTCCAGCTCGGACCGTCCGTTCGAACCCCTGACTTCTGAGTCGGGCTACAGGAGAGAG GCGTCTCctcaggaggtggagaggaggaagaggaggagggagaggaacaaAATAGCTGCTGCCAAGTGTCGcaacaagaagaaggagaagacgGAGTCTCTGCAGAAG GAGTCAGAGAAACTGGAGACGGTCAACACTGACTTGAAGGCTCAGATTGAGGAGCTGAagcggcagaagcagcagctggtctACATGCTCAACCTGCACCGGCCAACCTGCATCGTCCGAGCGGAGAACGGCCAAACACCCGAGGACGAGAGGAACCTGTTTATCCAGCACATCAAGGAGAGCACCCTCCAGCTCCACAACCtcaccagctcttcctcctcctccagtgaaATGCCAGCGGGATTTCTAACGCTGGATCACATCCACTGCCCCGATCATCTATGA
- the flvcr1 gene encoding feline leukemia virus subgroup C receptor-related protein 1 isoform X1 — protein MVAGELVQEHLRADTGVSDDITVGRKTPELEGADQTLYGAAVACVARNAEDTDNEKQLPAEELEAMLPNRGEEEEKKVQTRLYRRRFAVLAVFSLYSLVNAFQWIQYSIITNVFTHFYGVTNDKVDWLSIVYMVVYVPLIFPATWLLDRRGLRLTALLGAGLNCAGAWLKCASVSRELFGLALTAQVICAVAQVFILGLPSRIASVWFGPREVSTACATAVLGNQFGTAIGFLLPPVLVPNTPEDPELMAHNIRVMFYITATVSTGLFLLAVAVIRDRPPIPPSHSQAVLPDSPPEDYSYKRSIFNLVRNKAFVLLLVSYGIMTGSFYSVSTLLNQMIMACYQNQELNAGRIGLTLVVAGMVGSVLCGVWLDYSKTFKITTLVVYIISFLGMIVFTFTLDLENISLVFFTAGALGFFMTGYLPLGFEFAVEITYPESEGTSSGLLNAFAQIFGMLFTLIQGKLTTDQSPLAGNLFLCVWIFMGIILTALIKSELRRHNVNMSGHGPPLTALPRGHLGDGPSQKRPNGLKMDPSFTLSHETSL, from the exons ATGGTCGCCGGCGAGCTCGTGCAGGAGCATCTGCGCGCGGACACCGGCGTGTCTGACGACATCACGGTCGGTCGGAAGACCCCGGAGCTGGAAGGAGCGGACCAGACTCTATACGGGGCGGCGGTGGCGTGCGTGGCCCGGAATGCCGAGGATACGGACAATGAGAAGCAGCTGCCGGCGGAGGAGTTAGAAGCGATGCTCCCgaacaggggggaggaggaagagaagaaggtgCAGACCAGACTGTACCGGCGCCGGTTCGCTGTGCTGGCCGTGTTCAGCCTGTACTCGCTGGTGAACGCCTTCCAGTGGATCCAGTACAGCATCATCACCAACGTGTTCACGCACTTCTACGGCGTGACTAACGACAAAGTGGACTGGCTCTCCATTGTGTACATGGTCGTCTACGTGCCGCTCATCTTCCCGGCCACCTGGCTGCTGGACCGCCGGGGGCTGCGGCTCACGGCTCTGCTGGGCGCCGGCCTCAACTGCGCCGGCGCCTGGCTCAAGTGCGCAAGCGTGAGCCGGGAGCTGTTCGGACTCGCCCTGACCGCGCAGGTCATCTGCGCCGTGGCGCAGGTGTTCATCCTCGGCCTGCCGTCGCGAATAGCCTCGGTGTGGTTCGGACCCCGGGAGGTGTCTACGGCGTGCGCCACGGCCGTGCTCGGCAACCAG TTTGGCACAGCCATAGGTTTCCTTCTGCCTCCAGTTTTGGTTCCTAACACACCTGAGGACCCGGAGCTGATGGCGCACAACATCCGTGTCATGTTCTACATCACGGCTACCGTGTCCACGGGGCTCTTCTTACTCGCAGTTGCAG tcatTCGGGACCGTCCTCCCATTCCTCCCAGTCACTCCCAGGCCGTCCTCCCAGACTCCCCTCCTGAGGATTACTCCTACAAACGGTCCATCTTCAACCTGGTGAGGAACAAAGCTTTTGTCCTCCTGCTGGTCTCCTACG GTATCATGACGGGGTCCTTCTACTCTGTCTCCACCCTCCTCAACCAGATGATCATGGCCTGCTACCAG AACCAGGAGCTGAATGCTGGCAGGATCGGGTTGACTCTGGTCGTGGCCGGAATGGTTGGATCTGTCCTCTGTGGAGTCTGGCTGGACTATTCAAAGACCTTCAA GATCACCACTCTGGTTGTGTACATCATTTCCTTTCTGGGCATGATTGTCTTCACCTTCACCCTGGACCTCGAGAACATCTCTCTGGTCTTCTTCACTGCTGGAGCTCTGGG GTTCTTCATGACGGGTTACCTGCCGCTGGGCTTCGAGTTCGCCGTTGAGATCACCTACCCGGAGTCTGAAGGAACGTCATCGGGACTCCTTAATGCTTTTGCCCAG atattTGGCATGCTCTTCACTCTCATTCAGGGCAAACTGACCACAGATCAGAGTCCCCTGGCTGGAAACCTTTTTCTCTGTGTCTGGATCTTCATGGGAATAATCCTCACAG CCTTAATTAAGTCGGAACTGAGGAGACACAATGTAAACATGAGTGGACACGGCCCCCCTCTCACAGCA CTTCCTCGTGGTCATCTTGGAGACGGACCTTCACAGAAAAGACCCAACGGCCTCAAAATGGATCCTTCGTTCACTCTCTCTCATGAGACCTCATTATGA
- the adat2 gene encoding tRNA-specific adenosine deaminase 2, whose protein sequence is METKEGRSGDTAVEDIETWMDKAFDMAKDALQNGEVPVGCLMVYNSEVVGKGRNEVNETKNATRHAEMVALDELLNWCHSSNLDVSRVSRNTVLYVTVEPCVMCAAALRLLNIPTVVYGCRNERFGGCGSILDVSSADLPQTGNTFKCVSGHRAGEAVEMLKTFYKQENPNAPKPKTRKD, encoded by the exons ATGGAAACGAAGGAGGGACGTAGCGGGGACACAGCTGTGGAGGACATTGAGACATGGATGGACAAAGCGTTCGACATG GCCAAAGATGCTCTGCAGAATGGAGAAGTGCCAGTTGGGTGTCTGATGGTTTACAACAGTGAAGTTGTTGGCAAAGGGAGGAATGAAGTCAACGAGACGAAAAAC gccaCCCGTCATGCTGAGATGGTGGCCCTGGATGAGCTCCTTAACTGGTGTCACAGCAGCAACTTGGACGTGAGCAGAGTGAGCAGGAACACGGTTCTGTACGTCACCGTTGAACCGTGTGTAATGTGTGCTGCTGCACTGCGTCTGTTGA ACATCCCCACAGTCGTGTACGGCTGCAGGAACGAGCGGTTTGGAGGCTGTGGTTCCATTCTGGATGTTTCCTCTGCAGATTTACCTCAGACTGGAAACACCTTTAAG TGTGTTTCAGGTCACCGAGCAGGTGAAGCTGTAGAAATGCTGAAGACTTTTTACAAACAGGAGAATCCAAACG CCCCCAAACCAAAAACGAGGAAGGATTGA
- the pex3 gene encoding peroxisomal biogenesis factor 3 isoform X3, with protein sequence MFSSVWNFVKRHRRKFIFTGAAVGGVYFLGKYAQKKLREMQEREAAEYLAQARRHIHFESNQRTCNMTVLSMLPALKDAIVSQLNSESLTMLLKTRPANKLEIWEDLKIISFTRTIVGVYSTCMLVVLLRVQLNIIGGYLYLDLDTSAGHPGQTPRAPPDVQHQYLSSIQHLLGDGLAELMTAVKGAVRRSLGGISLKQNLSLVELEQQLSWVRAVVESASPLSRYLLADDENALAEQACGLTEEDTVTIKMLNETRDMLDSPDFSTVLNACLNRGFSRLLDNLAEFFRPPPGDPALLGADSRQ encoded by the exons ATGTTTTCATCTGTCTGGAATTTTGTTAAACGCCACAGACGGAAATTTATTTTCACGGGAGCTGCAGTCGGAG GTGTTTATTTCCTGGGGAAATACGCGCAAAAGAAGCTGCGGGAGAtgcaggagagagaggcagcagagtACCTGGCTCAAGCCCGCAGACATATCCACTTCGAGAGCAACCAGAGGACTTGTAACATGACag TTCTGTCCATGCTGCCTGCGCTCAAGGACGCCATCGTGTCCCAGTTAAACTCCGAGAGTCTGACCATGCTGCTCAAGACCAG GCCCGCCAACAAACTGGAGATCTGGGAGGATCTAAAGATCATCA GTTTTACTCGCACCATTGTGGGCGTGTACAGCACCTGCatgctggtggttctgctgcgAGTCCAGCTGAACATCATCGGGGGGTACTTGTACCTGGACCTGGACACGTCGGCGGGCCACCCTGGCCAG ACTCCTCGGGCTCCTCCTGACGTCCAGCACCAGTACCTGTCCAGTATCCAACACCTGCTGGGAGATG GTCTGGCTGAGTTGATGACGGCGGTGAAGGGGGCGGTGCGGCGCTCGTTGGGAGG CATCTCCCTGAAACAGAATCTGTCCCTAGtggaactggagcagcagctcagctgggTCAGAGCGGTGGTGGAGTCCGCTTCGCCGCTGTCCAGGTACCTTCTGGCCGATGACGAGAACGCGCTTGCTGAGCAG GCCTGTGGACTGACTGAAGAAGACACTGTGACCATCAAAATGCTGAATGAGACCAGAGACATGTTGGACAG TCCGGACTTCAGCACTGTCCTGAACGCCTGTCTGAATCGAGGATTCTCTCGTCTCTTGGACAACCTGGCTGAATTCTTCCGCCCTCCTCCCGGTGACCCCGCCCTCCTTGGTGCCGACAG CCGCCAGTGA
- the nsl1 gene encoding kinetochore-associated protein NSL1 homolog isoform X1, whose amino-acid sequence MDAEQGGCLPTDDTDLEYRVKVTSKKDVTEQLNKYKKILETVFDGQPDVEEEIKRVLLQELLANFEAAVLDNVLVNGQRWEDAADAEAEEATDLDVLLDDTIVEAAWKRRVYPKRILPHVVHSLKAERKLLELYQNTVNPQEVVKNPDQENTMRDVSAAAPQLVKEAIQVMKSIPTVQRQAEGLCQILSTKPSHTTLEIHQDVFAHSGQPDACLLPVGRGRRSQQPIRRAVQEEAAAGGYVPPIKKPVS is encoded by the exons ATGGATGCTGAGCAGGGAGGATGTTTACCTACCGACGATACAGATCTGGAATACAGGGTAAAGGTAACGTCGAAGAAAGACGTAACCGAACAGTTAAATAAGTATAAAAAGATTTTAGAAACAGTTTTCGACGGGCAACCGGATGTTGAAGAAGAGATTAAGCGAGTTTtactgcaggagctgctggcg AACTTTGAGGCGGCCGTCCTGGACAACGTGTTGGTGAACGGGCAACGTTGGGAGGACGCAGCAGATGCTGAAG CAGAAGAGGCCACTGATCTTGATGTGCTGCTTGATGACACTATCGTGGAGGCCGCCTGGAAGCGACGTGTCTATCCCAAACGCATCCTGCCCCACGTGGTCCACTCTCTCAAGGCTGAGCGGAAGCTCCTG GAGCTGTACCAGAACACTGTCAACCCTCAAGAAGTGGTCAAAAATCCTGATCAAG AAAACACCATGAGGGATGTGTCAGCGGCAGCTCCCCAGTTGGTCAAAGAGGCCATCCAGGTCATGAAG TCCATCCCAACCGTGCAGAGACAGGCTGAAGGCCTCTGCCAGATCCTCAGCACCAAACCCAGTCACACCACACTGGAGATCCACCAGGACGTGTTCGCTCACAGCGGCCAACCAGACGCTTGCCTGCTGCCGGTGGGGCGGGGCCGACGGAGCCAACAGCCCATCAGAAGAGCTGtacaggaagaagcagctgcaggtggataCGTCCCCCCCATAAAGAAGCCTGTTAGCTGA
- the pex3 gene encoding peroxisomal biogenesis factor 3 isoform X2, producing MQEREAAEYLAQARRHIHFESNQRTCNMTVLSMLPALKDAIVSQLNSESLTMLLKTRPANKLEIWEDLKIISFTRTIVGVYSTCMLVVLLRVQLNIIGGYLYLDLDTSAGHPGQTPRAPPDVQHQYLSSIQHLLGDGLAELMTAVKGAVRRSLGGISLKQNLSLVELEQQLSWVRAVVESASPLSRYLLADDENALAEQACGLTEEDTVTIKMLNETRDMLDSPDFSTVLNACLNRGFSRLLDNLAEFFRPPPGDPALLGADSLSAVSLPLAKIIPIMNGQINIICSETPSHFIQDLLMNDQVKEFAANVYETFSTPQELQK from the exons AtgcaggagagagaggcagcagagtACCTGGCTCAAGCCCGCAGACATATCCACTTCGAGAGCAACCAGAGGACTTGTAACATGACag TTCTGTCCATGCTGCCTGCGCTCAAGGACGCCATCGTGTCCCAGTTAAACTCCGAGAGTCTGACCATGCTGCTCAAGACCAG GCCCGCCAACAAACTGGAGATCTGGGAGGATCTAAAGATCATCA GTTTTACTCGCACCATTGTGGGCGTGTACAGCACCTGCatgctggtggttctgctgcgAGTCCAGCTGAACATCATCGGGGGGTACTTGTACCTGGACCTGGACACGTCGGCGGGCCACCCTGGCCAG ACTCCTCGGGCTCCTCCTGACGTCCAGCACCAGTACCTGTCCAGTATCCAACACCTGCTGGGAGATG GTCTGGCTGAGTTGATGACGGCGGTGAAGGGGGCGGTGCGGCGCTCGTTGGGAGG CATCTCCCTGAAACAGAATCTGTCCCTAGtggaactggagcagcagctcagctgggTCAGAGCGGTGGTGGAGTCCGCTTCGCCGCTGTCCAGGTACCTTCTGGCCGATGACGAGAACGCGCTTGCTGAGCAG GCCTGTGGACTGACTGAAGAAGACACTGTGACCATCAAAATGCTGAATGAGACCAGAGACATGTTGGACAG TCCGGACTTCAGCACTGTCCTGAACGCCTGTCTGAATCGAGGATTCTCTCGTCTCTTGGACAACCTGGCTGAATTCTTCCGCCCTCCTCCCGGTGACCCCGCCCTCCTTGGTGCCGACAG tctCTCAGCCGTCAGTCTGCCGCTGGCTAAGATCATCCCCATCATGAACGGGCAGATCAACATCATCTGCAGCGAGACTCCCAGTCACTTCATCCAG GATTTGTTGATGAACGACCAGGTGAAGGAGTTCGCCGCCAACGTGTACGAGACTTTCAGCACCccacaggagctgcagaagtaa